AGTTGATCCATCTAATATTGATTGATATAGATACATGAAGTTAAGTAGCAACTACAAAATGTACACCTGGTTAGACTAAAGAGTATCAAAATCTATAAGTAAGTCATTGTTGAAAACTCGTTAATATTAACCAACTAATAACTCATGTAATGGACCTTTTATAATACTTTGATTACATGAACCATTCAAAAACTATAGCCCcatctaataatttatttttttaataagtcaaaaacaaaaaactttATAACACCATTTATTTCATTGATAAAAATAAGAACACCGCATTAATTCACACATGCTGAAAAATCACATCAAAccccaaaaaacaaaaaaatagaacGAAAACTTTAAGAGACAAAATCACAAACACATAGTGGGCATTGTGAAAATTGAACTAAAGTGTGTAACAGAGCGTGAGCGAAAGTAACGAGGGAGAGAGAAGGTACTTACTCTTGTTCTTGACGAGCCATGACCAGAGGGTCATCCTTTTTGATGTCGTAAGGGTACCATTGCGCTACCTTCTCGCCGAAGAGCTTTTGACGGAGAATCTTGTGGGCCGATTTCTGGCCCGTTGGGTTCAGCTGGTGGCCAAAgattcgggcccgagcttccgtGACTCCTTGCTTGATGGCTGACCCTACTAACAGCTTcaaaccaccaccaccactaccagccatgagagagagaagaatagaaaaaatatgGTGGCGAAAGCGAGTGGCTGATGAAATAACTATGCGTTAATTTCAGTTTGCTCCCCAACAGAGTTAAATTTACAAACAATGCAAGGGTGATGCTAGTGAGATGCCCATATGGACCTTGGATTTCGGCCcaattaaaaatagttttgcTTTTTTAGAGTCTGTccaaaacgaaaaaaaaatgaCCTTCAAATAAGTCAAACTTATTTTTAACAATAGTTTTAGGATAAGTTTggattagtttttaaaaaaaggtacttatttttttattttttgtaaaaaaaattatttaacgaacaaaaattattttatatttaaaaaaataaaaaatattaaaaaatatcttttatttttattttttataataaagtattgttagtttttagaaaaaataaataatttgtttttttaataaattttttttttaaaacacatttaaatagattttaaatcaaataaaaatattttattaaaaaaattacttttttcacttaaaaaaagtcaattcaaacaaattcttattataatttattaaatcttACATTTATACCGTCTAAAATATAGTTGTCAGAATCGAATCAATAATAAAACAGATTAAGTTATTGGATCACTGATTCAACAAGTGAACCCCAAATTAAACCAGTTGACTCGGTTCAATAACCTATCCACTgtctaataatataaatttccaaaacaatataaaaataataccaaCAATATAAAACCAGTATCTCAATTCACggtaattatataaaaatagcaACAAATCAACTTTAAATACCACTAATCAGAGGGGAAAAAACATCAATCAACTACTAAACTTATATATTACAATGTATCAACAAAACTTGAATAATCTGTTAAGAATCAACACATTATCATCAATAATAATCAAGAATCAATTGAATCAGTTAAAGGTTAAGATCGATTTTGGTCCCCAACGTAGAGGTCGAAAATTAGAATTGtccctaaatttttttttgctacaaAATGGTCCTCAAAgtttcagtttgttttaaaatcgtcttttttaccaattttatttttttattacaaaattacccctcaataaaaaaattataaaataaaataaataaaaaaaaaaagaaaaaaagggatACAGAAGCCGGGGGGcgggagagagagaaggagggGAGGAGGGGGAGGAGGGAGGAGAGAAGAGGGACCGCCATATCGCCACACCACCGCACCATCGCACCGCCACTCTGCCGCCTGCCGCACCGCACCCCACCACCAGCTTCTTCTCTTTGCAGCCCTGCCGTCTTGCCGCGATGCTGTCCTGCCGCACCGTACCACCGCACCACCGCACCACCACCAGCTTCTTTGAATTGgattttttgtgaaattttttgtggaatattgttgttgctgaaatttgaatttggaatattgttgttgctgaatttgttgattattgTTCAAAGTGCATGTTGTTTGAAttttctgatgatgatgatgatgaggccatgatgataatggtggtggtggtggtgggttCTTGTTCAGCTTGGGcttttggttgatttttgggAAAAATTCTGATAAAGATGACGATGACCATGATGATactagtggtggtggtggtggttctgGTTGGGCGTAGGcttatattctggtggtagTGGACCAGgtggttgattttggggtgaaTGGAGAAGGGTATTTTCGTCCGagggacgattttaaaacaaattgaatctttggagACCATTTCGTGACAAAAAAAAAGTTGGGGACGATTCCAATTTTCGACCTCTACGTTAGGGGCCAAAATGAAACTTAACCCATCAGTTAATCAACATcagttaatcaattaattagTATTAATCAGTTAAACAGATTATAATCCAGTAACTgaataatttagaaaaaaattaaaaagattacCTTTGAAGGTAGAACGAAGGCAGAGAAGAGGGAAAACAAACACGGCAAAGCAGAGAAGAGGACCGTGCGGAGACTGACGACGATGAGAGACGCACACGAGAGACGAAGAGGAAGGCACATACTGATGACAACGAGAGACGCACACGAGAGACGAAGAGGAAAGCGCAAACTAACGACGACAAGAGAGGCACACGACGCGACGTGACGCGGACGGAGGTACAGATGATACGACAACAGTAAAGGCACAGAGGAGCTGGTGACCTACAATGTCAGCGACAGCGGCACTGTGAGGATGGGAATTGAGAAGGTTGAGGGGCCATATGCCCCTTTCATATGTATTTCAGAGGAAGAGAATGAAGGAGTGGGTTGGGGGATAGTGGGTTAGGGTTGGGGACTAGGGCTGAAGTAAATCAAGTCAATTCATGAGCCAGCTCGCGCTCAACTCGTTAATAGCTTGATAAGCTGAGCTCGTGAGCTGATGAGTCGAGTTTGAGCCTAAAATTGAGCTTATAAATTAAATGAGTCGAACTTGAGTTTAGATAAACTCAACTCATTAGCTTGTGAGCTAgctc
This sequence is a window from Arachis stenosperma cultivar V10309 chromosome 10, arast.V10309.gnm1.PFL2, whole genome shotgun sequence. Protein-coding genes within it:
- the LOC130956214 gene encoding uncharacterized protein LOC130956214, with amino-acid sequence MAGSGGGGLKLLVGSAIKQGVTEARARIFGHQLNPTGQKSAHKILRQKLFGEKVAQWYPYDIKKDDPLVMARQEQERLSKLEMLKRRGKGPPKKGQGRRAAKRNK